One part of the Bdellovibrio bacteriovorus genome encodes these proteins:
- a CDS encoding sensor histidine kinase — translation MSRISQMSFSKKIFLAIFGTAVFSALTVCLVLNTALSSHRIIEFEESYIDHMNLLAQTLENLEGSQARMVLNNLLEDMIHHDVDNLNVELFGPDNENMGKVTRPEFQPTFDSVEMLSKGDGAYWKDGRMVVLTSLQDKSGKEYRMVSTISAATIEKELNRIKYTLLGTAAALILFSLWLSRVLTTTLLRKVNAIYSLLAEITQTQDYSKRVNVADEESDRRSRDELDGLGRNLNHMLQTLQASQSRLLEAERDKARSQVAAQVAHDIRSPLMSMNMALSQIENAPMEPLAILKSAVARVAGIVQKLSASIAKPDQETGVEAPKLTLVEPLIATVVNEHSVRLKPDQQLTLSGVSPLPEIWSVLQINELQSAVSNLINNAFEAGATKVDLVLGAEGKKWTLQIRDNGKGIPATILDKIFERSFTSGKTGGSGLGLFQAKTAIEWTGGTLDVATVEGEGTVFTLKVPKEKNPAWLAPSIELATDQEIFFVDDDLNVLSAWQAKAGALGLTAAAFYSSVDKFIAEVPLASLSESALLIIDQNLNGSKTGLEILEQAALAKRAYLCTSEFDEKWVQDRVRKLNVHLIPKPWISQFELKVRTS, via the coding sequence ATGAGTCGAATTTCCCAAATGAGCTTTTCAAAAAAGATCTTTCTGGCAATCTTTGGGACGGCCGTCTTTTCCGCGTTGACGGTCTGTCTGGTCCTGAACACCGCCCTTTCCAGTCATCGCATCATCGAGTTTGAAGAATCTTATATCGATCACATGAACCTGCTGGCGCAGACGCTGGAAAACCTGGAAGGTTCGCAGGCCCGCATGGTCCTGAACAATCTGCTGGAAGATATGATCCATCACGATGTGGATAACCTGAATGTGGAACTGTTCGGCCCCGATAATGAAAATATGGGGAAGGTGACTCGCCCCGAGTTTCAGCCCACGTTCGATTCCGTGGAAATGCTTTCCAAAGGGGACGGCGCTTACTGGAAAGACGGGCGTATGGTGGTCCTGACATCATTGCAGGATAAAAGCGGCAAAGAGTACCGCATGGTATCCACCATATCGGCAGCGACCATCGAGAAAGAACTGAATCGCATCAAGTACACGTTGTTGGGAACGGCGGCGGCGCTGATTCTGTTTTCTTTGTGGTTGTCCCGCGTTTTGACGACAACCCTGCTGCGCAAGGTGAATGCAATTTATTCCCTGCTGGCAGAAATCACGCAGACTCAGGATTATTCCAAACGTGTGAATGTGGCCGATGAAGAATCCGACCGAAGATCCAGGGACGAACTGGACGGACTGGGACGAAACCTGAATCACATGTTGCAGACTTTGCAGGCCAGTCAGTCCCGCTTGCTGGAAGCTGAACGAGATAAGGCCCGCAGTCAGGTGGCAGCGCAGGTGGCCCACGACATCCGCAGCCCCTTGATGAGCATGAACATGGCGTTAAGCCAGATTGAAAATGCGCCGATGGAACCGCTGGCGATTTTAAAAAGCGCCGTGGCCAGGGTGGCTGGTATCGTGCAGAAGCTATCCGCTTCAATCGCCAAGCCGGATCAGGAAACCGGGGTGGAAGCTCCGAAGCTCACCTTGGTGGAGCCTTTGATCGCCACTGTGGTGAATGAGCACAGTGTGCGTTTGAAGCCGGATCAGCAATTGACCCTTTCGGGTGTTTCACCCTTGCCTGAAATCTGGAGTGTTTTACAGATCAACGAACTTCAGTCCGCTGTTTCAAACCTGATCAATAACGCCTTTGAAGCCGGCGCCACCAAGGTGGATTTGGTTCTGGGTGCTGAAGGCAAGAAGTGGACTTTGCAGATTCGCGATAATGGTAAAGGCATTCCGGCCACAATTCTTGATAAGATTTTTGAGCGCAGTTTCACCTCGGGAAAAACCGGGGGGTCAGGTTTGGGACTATTCCAGGCAAAAACTGCGATCGAATGGACAGGTGGCACGCTGGATGTGGCAACAGTGGAAGGCGAAGGAACGGTCTTTACTTTGAAGGTTCCCAAAGAAAAGAACCCGGCATGGCTGGCTCCGTCCATTGAACTGGCGACGGATCAAGAAATATTCTTTGTGGATGATGATCTGAATGTGCTGAGTGCGTGGCAGGCGAAGGCAGGAGCACTGGGATTGACGGCGGCGGCTTTTTACAGCTCAGTGGATAAGTTCATTGCTGAGGTGCCGTTGGCGTCCCTGTCAGAGTCGGCCCTGCTGATCATTGATCAGAATCTGAATGGCAGCAAAACGGGCCTTGAGATTTTAGAACAGGCCGCGCTCGCAAAAAGAGCGTATCTGTGTACTTCTGAATTTGACGAAAAATGGGTGCAGGACCGCGTTCGTAAGCTGAATGTTCACCTGATACCGAAGCCTTGGATTTCACAATTTGAACTTAAAGTAAGGACTTCCTAA
- a CDS encoding sigma-54-dependent transcriptional regulator — MRILIVDDETLVRKTMQSQIPPTHTVALADSLEEAVDVLDKQIIDLVFTDLSLDESAERQGIELIQHISKHYPSTVVVAMTGHDESHLVEACMKAGAVDYLVKPFDGKVLTQVLRKAPVLHRLLRRNQTLKHQAGSKLVSHINLYTKSPAFKAVIDTAKKIRGSGQSVLIRGESGSGKEVMAQYLWSLENDDSRPFIAVNCGAIPSHLAESELFGHKKGAFTGATESRAGKFESADGGDLFLDELATLSQDLQVKLLRALSSGDIYPVGQDFGKKVNCRTIAATNENLEEMIADKKFREDLFFRIKKFTITLPPLRQRKEDILDLANEFLRAGNYGDKSFSKKAEELLLTYSWPGNIRELKSAIEVACVLAEDSEIQVSDLTPHLVQSAPVYEEVIKSSSVAEIDEAALEGRYSHVVSEFELKLIDFALKKKGSESAAARYLGIPRSTLGDIRRRLAGIKK, encoded by the coding sequence ATGCGTATTCTGATTGTTGATGACGAAACACTTGTTCGTAAAACCATGCAGTCTCAGATTCCCCCGACACACACCGTGGCCTTGGCGGATTCTTTGGAAGAAGCCGTGGATGTTCTGGATAAACAGATTATCGACCTTGTTTTCACCGATCTGTCGCTGGATGAATCCGCCGAACGTCAGGGGATCGAGTTGATTCAGCATATCTCCAAACACTATCCAAGCACGGTGGTGGTGGCGATGACCGGTCACGACGAATCCCATCTGGTTGAGGCCTGCATGAAAGCCGGAGCGGTTGATTATCTGGTGAAGCCTTTTGATGGCAAAGTGCTGACGCAAGTTCTGCGCAAGGCCCCGGTATTGCACCGTCTGCTTCGTCGTAATCAGACCTTGAAGCATCAGGCGGGATCAAAACTTGTTTCCCATATCAATCTTTACACCAAATCCCCCGCATTCAAGGCAGTGATCGACACGGCCAAGAAAATCCGTGGTTCAGGTCAGTCGGTTTTGATTCGCGGGGAGTCCGGTTCGGGTAAAGAGGTGATGGCGCAGTATTTGTGGAGTCTTGAAAACGACGACTCCCGTCCGTTCATTGCCGTGAACTGCGGGGCGATTCCTTCCCATCTGGCAGAATCAGAGCTGTTCGGCCACAAAAAAGGTGCTTTCACCGGTGCGACAGAGTCCCGCGCAGGGAAGTTTGAAAGTGCCGATGGCGGGGATTTGTTCCTGGATGAGTTGGCTACGCTAAGCCAGGACCTGCAAGTGAAGCTGCTGCGTGCTTTGAGCAGTGGTGATATTTATCCGGTGGGTCAGGACTTTGGCAAAAAAGTAAACTGCCGCACGATTGCCGCCACTAATGAAAACCTGGAAGAAATGATCGCGGATAAGAAATTCCGTGAAGACCTGTTCTTCCGTATTAAAAAGTTCACGATCACTTTGCCACCTCTTCGTCAGCGCAAAGAAGACATCTTGGATCTGGCAAACGAATTCCTGCGTGCGGGTAACTATGGGGATAAATCCTTCAGCAAAAAAGCCGAAGAGCTTTTGCTGACTTATTCCTGGCCGGGGAACATTCGTGAGCTGAAATCTGCGATTGAAGTGGCCTGTGTTTTGGCTGAGGATAGCGAGATCCAGGTGTCCGATCTAACTCCGCACTTGGTGCAATCAGCTCCGGTATATGAAGAAGTTATCAAAAGCTCTTCTGTAGCAGAAATTGACGAAGCCGCCCTTGAAGGCCGCTACAGCCATGTGGTGTCGGAATTTGAGCTGAAGCTGATTGATTTTGCGCTGAAGAAAAAAGGCTCTGAATCGGCAGCGGCGAGATACTTGGGTATTCCCCGCAGTACACTGGGTGATATCCGCCGTCGTTTGGCGGGAATCAAGAAGTAG